One part of the Haliotis asinina isolate JCU_RB_2024 chromosome 2, JCU_Hal_asi_v2, whole genome shotgun sequence genome encodes these proteins:
- the LOC137273909 gene encoding high mobility group protein B1-like: protein MGRKDSNKPRGRMSSYAFFVQTCREEHKKKHPGESVVFTEFTKKCAEKWKKMEPSDKKRFESMADKDKARYESEMKSYQPPKGEKTKKKRKSKDPNAPKRALSAFFFFCGEERAKVKEDQPGLSVSEVAKALGKRWEVCKDKSKYEKMAKKDKERYETEITAYRSKDKPGASPAKKPKPAVEEVEEDDDEEEEEEEEEEEEDDEDED, encoded by the exons ATGGGTCGTAAGGATTCCAATAAGCCGCGTGGGCGGATGTCCTCATATGCATTCTTCGTGCAGACATGCCGAGAAGAGCACAAGAAGAAGCACCCGGGCGAGTCTGTAGTGTTCACTGAGTTTACTAAGAAGTGTGCTGAGAAATGGAAG aaaatggaACCTAGTGACAAGAAAAGGTTTGAGTCGATGGCTGATAAGGATAAGGCCCGATATGAGAGTGAAATGAAGTCCTACCAACCCCCAAAGGGAGAAAAGACGAAAAAGAAGAGGAAGTCCAAGGACCCCAATGCCCCTAAGAGAGCATT ATCtgctttcttcttcttctgtgGAGAAGAGAGAGCCAAGGTCAAGGAAGACCAGCCTGGGCTGTCTGTGTCCGAAGTTGCCAAAGCATTAGGGAAGCGATGGGAGGTTTGCAAAGATAAAAGCAAATACGAGAAAATGGCAAAGAAGGACAAAGAACGAtatgaaact gaAATCACTGCCTACAGGAGTAAAGATAAACCTGGTGCATCCCCAGCAAAGAAGCCAAAGCCTGCTGTGGAGGAGGTAGAGGAAGATGACgatgaagaggaggaggaggaagaagaggaagaggaggaggatgaTGAAGACGAGGATTGA